One window from the genome of Spiractinospora alimapuensis encodes:
- a CDS encoding CGNR zinc finger domain-containing protein, protein MLATSFTATLTERRGDAVERVPTPQRLVDWLALNGLAVDSCTTAQLDLARELREAIHAAATAAATHDALPAAAVRVINDRSVQGRAAAILTPEGERRWELGSASGVEDALSVIAADAISIIAGERDGRLALCASPTCQAAFFDTSQSRTRRWCDMNTCGNRQKKARFNANRGKNPSSSG, encoded by the coding sequence GTGCTTGCGACCAGCTTCACGGCGACACTGACGGAGCGGCGCGGCGACGCCGTGGAGCGCGTTCCCACACCGCAGCGCCTCGTCGACTGGCTGGCGCTGAACGGCCTCGCCGTCGACTCCTGCACCACGGCCCAGCTCGACCTGGCGCGGGAACTGCGGGAGGCGATCCACGCCGCCGCGACCGCGGCCGCGACCCACGACGCCCTTCCCGCGGCGGCGGTGCGGGTCATCAACGACCGCAGTGTTCAGGGCCGGGCAGCGGCCATCCTGACGCCCGAGGGGGAGAGGCGGTGGGAGCTCGGCTCGGCTTCCGGTGTGGAGGACGCCCTCAGCGTGATCGCCGCCGACGCGATCAGCATCATCGCGGGCGAACGCGACGGAAGACTGGCCCTGTGCGCGTCACCCACCTGCCAAGCCGCCTTCTTCGACACCAGCCAGAGCCGCACCCGCAGATGGTGTGACATGAACACGTGCGGAAACCGCCAGAAGAAAGCGCGCTTCAACGCCAATCGCGGCAAGAACCCCAGCTCATCGGGATAA
- a CDS encoding epoxide hydrolase family protein, which translates to MPRPTNDVHAFETHAPDADLDDLRARLAAARLPEAETVHRAAPDPRRWDQGVPLADLVDLVNYWRTGYDWRPFEARLNRIGQFRTTIDGLGIHFLHRRSPRVDATPLVLTHGWPGSVAEFVDVVDELADPNDADAPAFHVVVPSLPGFGYSDKPATTGWGTEKIAAAWVELMGRLGYGRFVAQGGDWGGNITTVLAGRFPANVLGIHTTFAQGPPGLTTDGLTALERRWAEETHDFWHHRAAYAKQQATRPQTIGYSLVDSPVGLLAWILDKFAEWSDTEDSPFETISRDRILDNVTLYWLTRTGASAARIYYESHNSLDPELRVDVPAAISMYPRDIEKCPRPWAQERYRHIVHWTSPEAGGHFPSLEVPEFFVQDVRQGLAAVLATSR; encoded by the coding sequence ATGCCCCGCCCCACCAACGACGTGCACGCGTTCGAAACCCACGCGCCTGATGCCGATCTCGACGATCTGCGCGCCCGCCTGGCGGCGGCGCGACTGCCGGAGGCGGAGACGGTCCACCGCGCAGCGCCCGATCCCCGACGCTGGGACCAGGGCGTTCCCCTCGCCGACCTTGTCGACCTCGTGAACTACTGGCGCACCGGCTACGACTGGCGGCCCTTCGAAGCGCGCCTCAACCGGATCGGCCAGTTCCGCACGACCATCGATGGCCTGGGAATCCACTTCCTGCACCGTCGATCCCCGCGCGTGGACGCCACTCCCCTGGTCCTGACGCACGGCTGGCCGGGCAGTGTCGCGGAGTTCGTCGACGTGGTGGACGAGCTGGCGGATCCGAACGACGCGGACGCGCCGGCGTTCCATGTCGTTGTTCCGTCCCTGCCGGGCTTCGGCTACAGCGACAAACCGGCCACGACAGGGTGGGGCACCGAGAAGATCGCGGCCGCGTGGGTGGAGCTGATGGGCAGGCTCGGCTACGGCAGGTTCGTGGCCCAGGGCGGTGACTGGGGAGGCAACATCACCACGGTTCTCGCGGGGAGGTTCCCGGCGAACGTCCTGGGCATCCACACGACGTTCGCGCAGGGACCGCCCGGGTTGACCACGGACGGACTGACGGCGCTCGAACGCAGGTGGGCCGAGGAGACCCACGACTTCTGGCACCACCGCGCGGCGTACGCGAAGCAGCAGGCGACCCGGCCGCAGACCATCGGCTACTCGCTCGTCGACTCACCGGTCGGGCTTCTCGCCTGGATCCTCGACAAGTTCGCCGAGTGGTCGGACACCGAGGACAGCCCGTTCGAGACCATCTCCCGAGACAGGATTCTCGACAACGTCACCCTGTACTGGCTGACGCGCACCGGCGCGTCCGCGGCCCGCATCTACTACGAGAGCCACAATTCACTCGACCCCGAGCTCCGCGTCGATGTCCCGGCGGCCATCAGCATGTATCCCCGCGACATCGAGAAGTGCCCACGCCCGTGGGCGCAGGAACGCTACCGACACATCGTCCACTGGACGTCTCCCGAAGCCGGCGGACACTTCCCATCACTGGAGGTTCCCGAGTTCTTCGTCCAGGACGTACGACAGGGCCTCGCCGCGGTACTGGCCACCAGTCGGTGA
- a CDS encoding GntR family transcriptional regulator: protein MSEPSERARPPYARIVDSIHARIRSGELGPGDRVPSTRQITREWGVAMATATKVISTLRQEGAVEVVPGVGTVVRGSASPSNVPGKARRGTSSAHEDRQGRSDVALSRQAIVRAAIAVVDAEGIDDFSMRRVATEMNVSTMALYRHVAHRTDLVSAMIETTYREAEFPELGEADWREALEKAVRWEWGVFRRHPWLVQLSVTAKPYITPATMGPTERMMRVITAEGASPDTALEVVTILLGFTDGMAAQGLVVEQPATREPDPSHWWHERAPDLSGPAGRDEFPTVSRVSRPPDIDKIFAIGLSRLLDSLAPMIEGAAGE from the coding sequence ATGTCCGAACCGTCGGAGCGCGCGCGACCGCCGTACGCGCGGATCGTCGACTCCATCCACGCGCGGATCCGCTCCGGGGAGCTCGGTCCGGGGGACCGGGTGCCGTCGACCCGCCAGATCACTCGGGAGTGGGGGGTGGCGATGGCCACCGCGACCAAGGTCATCTCCACGCTGCGCCAGGAGGGCGCGGTGGAGGTGGTGCCCGGGGTGGGCACGGTGGTCCGGGGCTCCGCGTCGCCGTCGAACGTGCCGGGGAAGGCGCGGCGAGGGACCTCCTCGGCACACGAGGACCGCCAAGGTCGGTCCGACGTGGCGTTGTCGCGCCAGGCCATCGTCCGCGCCGCGATCGCCGTCGTGGACGCGGAGGGCATCGACGACTTCTCGATGCGCCGGGTCGCGACCGAGATGAACGTCAGCACCATGGCGCTGTACCGGCACGTCGCCCACAGAACCGACCTGGTCTCGGCGATGATCGAGACGACCTACCGGGAGGCCGAGTTCCCCGAGCTAGGGGAGGCGGACTGGCGCGAGGCCCTGGAGAAGGCGGTGCGGTGGGAGTGGGGTGTCTTTCGCAGGCATCCCTGGCTGGTGCAGCTCTCCGTCACGGCCAAGCCCTACATCACGCCCGCCACCATGGGGCCGACGGAACGGATGATGCGCGTGATCACCGCCGAAGGAGCCTCACCAGATACGGCATTGGAAGTGGTCACCATCCTGCTCGGCTTCACCGACGGGATGGCGGCCCAAGGGCTCGTCGTCGAGCAGCCGGCGACACGCGAGCCGGACCCGAGCCACTGGTGGCACGAACGCGCCCCCGACCTGTCCGGCCCAGCGGGCCGGGACGAATTCCCGACCGTGTCCCGCGTCTCCCGACCACCCGACATCGACAAGATCTTCGCCATCGGCCTGTCGCGACTCCTCGACAGCCTCGCACCGATGATCGAGGGAGCGGCCGGAGAGTGA